A window of Limanda limanda chromosome 4, fLimLim1.1, whole genome shotgun sequence genomic DNA:
ctgtgttttgtgtggcGAGTACGTTTACTGTTTACACACATGAGAGTGTGTCTGCGTGCAGAAGACTGAGCAGAAGGGAGCGGGCTGTGAATTAGTATGTTCAACCTTCCAGAGGATAATTACATGcaaattctttctctctccgcaCACTTAATATCTGAAACCTAGGAAGGCCTGTCGAGCATTTCCCTGGATACTCggtggagaaaacagaaaggaacAGAAAGGCGGATTAAAAAAAGGGATAAAACAAGTGTTGATGCCAGAGCTGACCCGAGCAATCGAGGCACAGCCGAAGCCCTGAAGCTTCCAAGGCAGCGTCTGAGGGGACGTGTCTAACTCCCATTCCATTAGGTGTTTAATTACAGGGAATCAAAGTGTTTAATTAGGAAGAATCAAAGACGCTTATGTTTGATGGTCAACCATCTGCGTCTGCCTCCCTGTGTTCCCGCCCGCCTGCTGCCTTCCAGTGCAGCTGAAGCCCCTTCGCCTCACCCACTAGTCAGAGAGTCACTCCACTGTACTGCTGAGGCCTGCACCGTCACATGACACCGCTGTGTTTCCCTCCCGGGCCACATGATGGCGCTACAGCAGCACGTCACTCTCTCAAACCTGTCAGTGTGTCTCCAGGTTGCAAATGTTATAAAAAAACGACAAAGGAGTCAGTATTTTTCATTGTTAATGTAATTTCTCAACACTTCaagaatacaaaatatacatttggCTTTAATATTCTTTATATTACTATGCAGTGAACAGCAAATTCATATATTTCCCCAAAACAAAGGCATTTAGTTTCATACAGTGAACAAATGAATAGGCTCAGTCAAGATTAGAACAAATACACTTTCTCCTTCAAGGACAGTGATGAAAAGTCTTTTAAAACTCTTGTAGAAAACCACGTATTTATATTGTGTGGCACACCATTAACATCCTGTCATGTTTAAAGAGCAACTGTAGATAATTGCATTGGATCCAAGCCACTGTGTAAGTTATATTTGTGCCCTACATGCTGCACAGTGATAGATTAGGACTACAATGCCCAATCTCTGTAATGTGTTAGAGTTGAGTGAACTCATTTACTGTGAGACTCACTTATGAATTatctctgcagaggagagagagagggagagagagagagagagagaggttaagCATCTGGACTGATATGAAACTAACTTAATGGAAGGAAGGAGTGGCAAATCAAATAAGCAAACAGTTTACATGGCAGCACAGCCTGCGTAAATTTAAACAAATAGCAGTTTGACGACCGTAATGTGTGTAATACTTCACACGTACTGTCAAGAGGCCAAGGcataagaaacacacacattcatttgtgCAATGCCCAATTCAAATAGACGACAATTTGAGAAGCAAAACCTTTGTTAACACCTGAGGCAAATGAGAACAGTGGTCACGATAACATTTGAAGTCaaacccccccccttccccccccccccctcagtcaACAAGAAAGTTGATGTAAAGCCTCTGCAGGGATACTCCATCACCACCTAATCTTATCATCAACAGAAAACTGAATTCCTGCTACACACTGGTCTGCCGAGGCTTCTTATCAGGCAGCGAGAGGACAAAGGGGAAGAGTATGCCCTTGGCTGCAGAGAGGACACTCAAATCCTCATCTGTGAAACCAGGAGAGATCTCATCAGCCTCGAACTTCATGGTGAACTGGCGGCTGACACAATAAATCAAGTCATCCACGGTGACGCACTGGAAGACGGGGCAGTGCAGCAGCCGTCTGGAGCAGCACTCGTACCACAGCCGAGCCACAGTGTGGTAGCGGTACACACTGACGCCCAGCATGGGGTTAACATCAAACCGATACAGGAATCTCCCCACGGCCACCATATCCGCGGTTCTGTCTCGGCTGCCGACCGACACACTCGGCCTCCAGGTGTTTGTTTTGGGGCTGTAGCGCAGCAGCATATATCTCAGAGTCCCCCCGGAAACAAACAGCTCTCCGTTGCTCACGGTGACGTGATGTGCCACAGCAAATGTGTCATTAGGCAGTGGAGCCACGAATGTCCATCTGTCCGATCGCGGGTCGTAGCGCTCCACCGAGGAGAGGCACTCCCCTCCTATGGCGTAGACGTAGCCCTCCAGAGCTGCCAGTTTGCAACGAGGTCTGGCCTCATTCATGGGACTGATCTCCTTCCAAATGGACGTCAAAGGATTGAAGCAAAACACTCGCTTTGAGGGtgtcctgtctctgtctgcgcCTTGGCAGCCCACCGCCACAAATAAGTAGTTATCCATTGTGCACATGGCGCAGGCATTAGAGACGACTTCCTGTGGGATCAGGCCGAGGGTTTGCCAGGAGTCTTTGTTGTCATCGTAATAGTAGAGTGCACTGGACGTCTTCCTCGGCTCGGTCTCCGCTCTCCGCTCCCCTGGGTCCCTCGACCAGTCTTGAGGGTCCATATCTGCCACCATGATGAATCTTCTCCCCCGTTTTCTTTGCTTCTGGATTTGTTCCCGCTCACCGGCCATTAGTCGCCCATAAATGTCGGGGTCTCTGAGCACCTGGAAGTAGTTGTCTGACATGACCCCCAGGGCGGCCTTCTGCATAGGGGTCCGGCCGTGTTTTTTGGCCAGGTACAGCGTCTCCAAACAGTTCCCCAGATCAAGTGTGCTCTTCAAGCTTTCGAAATCTGTGTCACTGAGGCTTTTTGCTGGGAGGGGTAAAAGTGGAGCTCCTGTTACAGTCTCCAGATCAGCCTCCTTCCTCACACCAGGGCCTCTGCTGTCTGGAGAGGAACCGATCATGGCGGGACCAGAGATGAGCTCCTTGCTTGTCGAGGCCAGAGAGTGAATCACTGGAGTTGAAGCGGTTGAAGTTACAAAGGGGACGGAGAGCTCACACTGCTCTGCTGCATACAGATAGCTCTCACTGCGTGGGAGTGGAGGCCTTGCAGGGTGCCGGAGCTGACGGCCTCCTGGTGAGGAGAGCTCCTCAGCAGGGCTTTGTGGGAAAACCAGGTCCCGCATAACGATGGGGctcagagaggaaggagaatcTGTCAGACTGCTCCCACGGCTTCCAAACTCCACTGGCTGCGGCTCAGAGCTCCTCTCAGTGTTGGAGTCCGTAACAAAGTGAGAGGAAGACTCCACGTAGTAATCATAGATCTTTCCGCGCACAACCTGCTCTCCTGTTCCTTCCAGCATCACGTTAGCATCCTCCACTTTGATCTTTGCCTTGGAGAGGAAGCTGGAATAGCCCCCCTGGCGCTCCACGTCTTGCCTCAACTCCCGGCCCACACCCACACCGCCCTGCAGCTTCTGCAAAAAGCATGGGGAACGGCGCCCTGTTGCACTGGGCATCCCGCTCTCTGCTGGATCAGGAATGTTCAAAGCAGATCCGAATGAAATATTACTGGTGGCAGGCGTTGTTGGCTTGTGATTAGCGATTGCCTCTGCTTTCCTGCTGACCTCGTGGTCATTACACGACGTACGAGATGCAGCTCCCGTCGTCTCGTGGTGTGTGCAGCTCTCTGCTGCCGTTTCCTCTGGGCTGGGAGATGTCAGGTGATCAGTGGCCGAGTCTGTGGGCGAGCTTCGACATCGCAGCGTCGTCTTGCACTTTTGGCAGGTGCCTTTCTGTGCCCCCTTGCTGTCTTTGGAGTAGAGCTGAATCTTCTGAACATCCCTGGAGCTGTAGAACCTGAAGGCCCAGGAAACAAGCAGCACGGCAGCCACGGAGAAACCCAGCTTCAACAGCAGCTGCATGTCGATCTGGAGAGATCCCAAGAGCTCTGCGATGGGCATAGCTGTAGCAGGGAGGATGGTGTCGATCGGTTGACTGATCCTTTTCAAAGTTGTTGTCGATGCATCTCATCCGAAAGGAGCACGCTGTGTGGTTCTCATTGTGAGGGCTGCTGTGATCTGATGACTCCTCCCGTGTAAGATGATACCTGCATGGCTACTATTTGCATCCCTGGCTCTGAAGGGGCGGGGCGCTTGTCACGCACCGCCTGCTCAAAAACACAGACGCAGAATATGGAAATACCCAAAAGATCAATATTTGTTTATGAAAAGTTGCTGACTCGCGTCCAGCTTTTCCCACAACCATCCGACAACACCTTGTAGGAACGCTGCACTTATAGGACGTCTCTGTTGCTCGGTGTAAACAAAACGGGTTCCGGGGGGGGTCATAAAATTTGTCGGCAAAATTTTAAGTAAAATTGTTGTGACAGATCCTGCTCCCTTAACTCGCCCAAACACACGGCCGGAGGCGCAGGAGGAAAAACATTGGTTTGAACAAGGGGTGTGGCTGGATGATGGGCGACATTTATCAAATACTTTATAAACAGGATACATCTGTTTGCACAAGCGTGGCTCGGATCAAAGGTCCTTTTCTGTGCCAGTGCAGACGCCTGAATTGCTCTCACTTAAAAGGAGCTGAGGATGGCTCCCGGACAACTAAATGGCCCTCGgtattttaaacacacacacacacacacacagcactgtaaataatacaaaaaacagTCTGAAGGATGCCAGATGGAAAGAGCATCTACAGGCAAAACACTGTTGACACTGTTATTCATTTCCATCGCGCTTCGCCGAGATGCCGACACACATCTCCGACACATGGGAGCCGTGTCATCTCAGTCACCGCTGTCAGGCTGTCATTTGTGTGGCTGATAACACACCGAGCGGATCCTGTGGTCAACAGCAGAGCGGTGTTGGTTTTAACAACACTGTGCGTGGGCATCTTTTGAGTTGCACCACGCGGAGAGAGGCTTACAGAGGGCGTGTCAGGTGTCCTCGCTGACACAGGCGCTGTGTAGTCATCTGGTAACCGAGCCCGCAGACGACATAAAGGAAACCGGATTCTGCAAGCGCGGTTGACTCGTGAATAATTCACAGATGGGCCACAGaggcagcttcttcttcttcttatcctCGCGATTGCGCCCCGGCTCATGTGAACGATTCAGAACAGCACGGGGAAAGGAAATCATGATTTTCAACCGTGTGCTTTATTGTGTAGAGGCCCTTactttctcttatttttttgCTCGTGCCATCCGTGATGTTTGCAGCGTGGAGCTgaacaagaagaaaaagcaCAAGCGACACTTTCTTTTGACAGATTTCCATCTTTCAGTAACAACCGTGGAGAAGGCTGAGGAAACATGAAGTCAGttaaacagaataaatacaattttatagTTTGAGGCCGTCATCTGTCTTGTGTCATTCATTTTGTTGCCAATTatgatacaaaatatatataaatgttcacataaacaaacaaaaacctatGATGTACTTCTTCCAGTGTTATTTTGACTAAgcagagaatttttttttaattctctgaTGCATTCATAAACAGACGTGTTGTTCCTCTCTTGAATGCGAAGTGAGTGATAaaagccaaaaaaaaacaaacaaagcacagaAGAGCCTCTTGAATCATAATTAAAATGCAAGCTGAGTTTCTTTACAGTAGCTGGACAAGAATTCTTGCCCTTTGCTTGCCTgactggaaaaataaaaaaataaaaatacagttcagtgtgtgtgactgttaaTGTTTGTGCTGTGCAGCTCTCATCTCTGGAATACAGGAATATGGATTGTACTTTGGCAAGGTGAGTCGATATCCCAAACGAATAGGTCTGTCCTTTCTGTTCGCTTAAGCTTTGAAAATCTCTGCTCTTACCTCCCACCTGGTTTAAACCTTAATCCCTTAATACATGTTGTGTCCTCAGAATAGCTCCAATTGAAATTCTTGTAAAGTCCCAAAAAATGCAGGATTACTTTGCATCAAGCTactcttcactgtgtgtgtgtgtgtgtgtgagtctgagctGCAGATGGTAAAACGAATGAATCTCCTTCAACAGCCTCGTCAGGGTCACAACAATCAGAAATATATGGAATCAAGTCATTTGGGGATTTTTGCTTGTTTAGCAAAGTTTAAGAACTGATTGTCTTTCAAATTCCAGGTGGGAACAATTTCAGAGACTTAATCATGAGAGTATTTGGACTATATTGAATAAATCATTTTGAAGTTTGGAGAATAATGTTATATGAGAATAAAGAAAGTCATAATGTTAcgaaaaaaaagtaattcaataAGTAAACAGTAATAATATTAggacagtaaaataataatcaaatgagACAGAAGTCGTGATATTACGAGAATGAAGTTGTAAATTAACATGTAAAGGTcataatattgaaaaaaaaagttgtgatttAACTAGAAAAAAGTCAACTAACGAGAATAAAGATAGAATTTAatgaaattttttttataatattgaaggaataaagaaaaataaagtgttttagGAGATAAGCAGCAAGGAGAACCGGTTTTCGCCGCAGTTAAACTCTTCTGGATCCAAACTTTTTAGCCAAAACACTTTCCTCTTGTTTTactacaactttattctctttgtctgtttctccccccccccccccttaagtGTCCCTAACACGTTCCAGTACAATCCCTGCACCCAACATTAAACTGCAGGAAGATGCAGATCTACGACTGAACATGTCAAACACAGCGTTTGAAGTAAAGTCAAGGCGTGTGAGTTTCGTCATCTCTCCATTTTAATACAGGTGAAATGAAACAAATGCAACAACCCTGTTTACACACGCTGCCTCGGGGGAGCTCGTCTCTGGGATGGCTGCTAAAAATGATCCGACTACTGTAAATGTGTGGGTAAGAGTTACGTATTGTACACAATGTAGGTCACTCAAGATAGTATGTCACAAGTAAATAACTGGATTACAGGCCAGTGACAATGAGTTGCAGTGCTGTCGATAGCAACACACCAAAAGGAGAAAGAATCCTCAAACATCACATGCACCACAACCCCAAAACAGCAGACATATgttggatctttttttttttttataattcttttttttttttttaactctggcCCTTGGAGACCTGCCATATAGATATAAAAAAAGCCCAAATGAGAAACAGAAAGTGTGTTAAGGTTTCTGTCCTTTCAGCCAAGAATCATCGTTGAAAACAGTGTTGAATGACGCAACAAACAAAGGTGGAGGAGTGAGGTGGAGAACTCCGAACTATCTCAGCAACCATTCCTCACCGTAACCCATATAACCTCTgtaattattttcaatatttacacGGATGtacacaaaatacactcaaaaaAGGAGAATTTCTTCACTAGTTTTCTCAAAGCAGATAAATCCTCTTGTACATTCCGAGCCATcagggaaaaaaaggggaatacctgtattttcataaaaaaacaacgtTCTCTGGGagcatctgtgtttgttcccCTGTGGTTTGTCAGCGTGTCGCTAATCAGGTTCATCCCAGGACATGGAACCGACAGGTGGTTGGAGGAGATGGTGGCGCAGCCGGAGCCAGTCTCCACTTTTCCAGTCAAACACCAATAATGACATTTGGACCCAtcgaaaaaataaaatccaaattcttttttctttctcggTTTCAAACCAAACGGATTTTATTGATCAACAGGCAGACGTGGGACAAGAAACGAAAAGAAGGTGTAACTGGGCAGGGCTATATAGGAGGTGGCTATTGTAATGTTCATCAcgttttttgttcttttgatATCATTTATCTTGGTTACATTTTCTTACAAAAACAGTGGGGCGCCATCCTGTGGCGGCGCTGTTTCCTGATCGACTGACGCATGGAGGGTCTGTAGATGACTGGAGAAGGCTTGCAGGATtgtgggaagtgtgtgtgtgtgtgtgtgtgtgcatgtgtgtgtggatatatGAATATGTTGTGTAAGAAGGGgggcgcatgtgtgtgtgtgtgtgcgcgagtgtCTTGCATGAGCGGTTTCACGTCAGTTCCACTGTCACTGTGAGGACAAGAGCCATCCACGTTAGTCCGAGCACGTCCTGTCGGCCGGCTCCATCTGCAAAACACCAGAGAAGCAGTCGATCAAACGGACACATTCCCTCCGTCTCCTATTCATCACACCAGCAACATCccatttacaaacaaacaaacaaaccttgtGTTACATTATTCCCATTTTTCATGCATTGTAACCCTGTTCAAATTGAGTGTGAAGTCACCTGGTATATTTTTAAtggttgtaaatgtgtgtttactcCATTCACTGCATCTTTAATATTGTCTCCGTGGCCAAATAGTGTTTTATAATAAAGTATGACAATATTTTGTAGCGTATAAATTCATTTGTGATGTATTGTTAAGTAAGTGCTTTAACGTTTTTTCACAAATCGGACACCAAGGGACGGAAAATGTCTCGACCCagttttctggacattttacggagcaggagattgttttgtttttccgactcgttcacaacagcaggaaTTCCGATATCTTCTACTTTTATGATTcctctttcatttgttttcctccagTTTCATGTCTTAGAAAAGTCAGTCACATTTTCCCGCTTCTGTGTCTCTAGCTGAAACTTTCCGGATATTTTACCCCGGGAGAGaagttcaggaaaatgtccacgGCAACTGACTTCCCGGACGATGTCATAAGGCAGCTCATGTGACAGATGTtaactgtgtgtttgaatgtgtgtattgGCTCCGTGTCATATTTTCATTGCACCTGTAACTTGAAGTCACTGTTCAACAAATTGCTCCTCAGGGACAATAAAGATTTCTTCACTCGGCAGCTGCTTCCTGGATCAAACGTCAGGTGACTTGATGGCAGCCGTGCATTGAGAGGAGAATTAAACTGTTCTGATGTATATGACATATTAATGCATTAATGTAAAGTCTGCTCGGAGGGGTTCTTTGAAGTGCACCATAATGATATACAGTACAGTGCTGCCACTACACCAGCAACCCAAAAAAAGTCCCCACATAGCCTTTGGTGCAGTTTagtcaaacacaaagaaattcaCTCTTTCCCAATATTTGAAGAATctccagataaaaaaaaaaggaaaactggagcagagaggagtgaagcttcctgttttttttatatctattttattttctgttttgaacTTGTTGTTTTCAGGCCCACAGCAGGGACCCCGGATTACAGAGGAGGGATCAGCAGGGACCGGCTGCTTTATGCTGCCTCTGTTTTCTCTTGCTCCCTCATGGACACgttagagaagagagagagaggactgtgGGAGTGGAGCCATGTGACCGACTGGGGCGGGGCTGTGATGGCATAACCGACTGTTTGTCTGGTTGGCGGCTCCGGGCAGCAATCACAAGACGAGCCCCGGGCACATGTTGGTGCGGCCGGACTCATTTGGAGTCAATATTTGATCGGAGCGAGGTTAGACACACGATGAGCGAGTGAACGCATGAGAAAAATGGGTTGTGTTGGATCACacggaaaaaaaataatcacacGTTTTTTGAAGGATTGTTTGAACGATCAAGGTTTCTTGTGCTGTAAATCTCCCCGGAACAACATGATCagatattagattttttttttttttttttactcctccAAGGAGCTGATGTtttcgtctgtgtgtgttttgtttgtttaggaGGAcgatgcaaaaaaaacaaatcaatctaTTTCCATGAATGTTTGTCAAAGGGGGGCGGGGCATGACCCAAATAAGAAGATCATTTGTTTCTTCAAGGCGTCTGCGGCTCAGGACGTGAACCAGGTCTTCCAACGAGCATGTGTCGTGTTGTACAAGATTTCTCATGAAGTGTAAACAGAGGTTTATTACAGATTAAAGCTTTTATACCCTCTGATAAGCAATATCCTTGCCAGTGCTGACGTGGACGTGTGcatgtgacactagatggtgatgcactgtacataaatgtgaagtattctcttacatggtttgcagttttcgcttctatggaattggatatatcagtgttttatatcatgacaaaggtaaaattgcataaccactaagctaatttttgatatctgaaatgtaaaattgtatgatcattatttgtatgtattttaacttttgatatttgtaatgtaacgtatgttttaaatgtttgatatctgtatgtatgtcttaaatgtggaccccgctaaaagtagctctgtcttagggtagagcgaatggggatccttctaaataaacaaataatcaaatgtTTACTTTCCTGGAAGTCCTTACTTGAAGTGTATGTGGAGGGctcttattgtgtgtgtgtgtctgtgtgtgtgtgtgtgtgtgtggttcaatTCCTATTTCCCCCATTTCACGTGCTGTAGTGTCCTTGTGAAAGACATTTAACCCCAAATTGGCCCTTGATGGCTGTTCCGGCAAAAAAATCTTTATAAGaacatttcactttctttatcattATGAGTTATGGCATCTTGCAACAATTTCCCTGATTTTGCAGCAAATATTAAATGGATCTTGATGTCGAGGGGACAGATATCCACGAGTGTGTGCAAGTCGGTGCAGATCCTAATAACAAACCccggatttaaatgtggtttcatcaggaAGCATTTGGGCCTTTCtagttttatttaatctgtTATTATCAGTTTTACAACATGAAATAACGAGTGTTTCTTTCTCAATAAGTACTTCATTTCAATCTGTAATGGGCTCATCCGACCATAAGATCATCATCTGAGGTCCTCTTCCAGTCCACAATCAGAGATGCAAGTCGCCCGGCCATCTGTTTGCCTGTTTTTTGGCTCCGACCTCAATGCATTTCTGCCAACTTGATCTTTTTTTAGACGACTGGGACTGATTTCTGTGGCAACatgctctttttatttattttttttaatataaaggcCGACTCTACCTCAGGTGTGCTGGACTTAAAACGCCGGCTGAATAAACAcaacactttgttttttttaaatccagtttTTCATTGTGCTTGGACACGTCTGGCTGATCTGACCTCCACTGGAGACGAGGATTTCAATTAGACTTTTCATGGCGCTGTGGGATAAAAGATGACAGATGTACGAGTCTgccaaaaagaataaaaaatgcagATTGCTTCATTTCTGGCTCTTATgctattgttgtttttcact
This region includes:
- the klhdc7a gene encoding kelch domain-containing protein 7A gives rise to the protein MPIAELLGSLQIDMQLLLKLGFSVAAVLLVSWAFRFYSSRDVQKIQLYSKDSKGAQKGTCQKCKTTLRCRSSPTDSATDHLTSPSPEETAAESCTHHETTGAASRTSCNDHEVSRKAEAIANHKPTTPATSNISFGSALNIPDPAESGMPSATGRRSPCFLQKLQGGVGVGRELRQDVERQGGYSSFLSKAKIKVEDANVMLEGTGEQVVRGKIYDYYVESSSHFVTDSNTERSSEPQPVEFGSRGSSLTDSPSSLSPIVMRDLVFPQSPAEELSSPGGRQLRHPARPPLPRSESYLYAAEQCELSVPFVTSTASTPVIHSLASTSKELISGPAMIGSSPDSRGPGVRKEADLETVTGAPLLPLPAKSLSDTDFESLKSTLDLGNCLETLYLAKKHGRTPMQKAALGVMSDNYFQVLRDPDIYGRLMAGEREQIQKQRKRGRRFIMVADMDPQDWSRDPGERRAETEPRKTSSALYYYDDNKDSWQTLGLIPQEVVSNACAMCTMDNYLFVAVGCQGADRDRTPSKRVFCFNPLTSIWKEISPMNEARPRCKLAALEGYVYAIGGECLSSVERYDPRSDRWTFVAPLPNDTFAVAHHVTVSNGELFVSGGTLRYMLLRYSPKTNTWRPSVSVGSRDRTADMVAVGRFLYRFDVNPMLGVSVYRYHTVARLWYECCSRRLLHCPVFQCVTVDDLIYCVSRQFTMKFEADEISPGFTDEDLSVLSAAKGILFPFVLSLPDKKPRQTSV